Proteins encoded within one genomic window of Methanotorris formicicus Mc-S-70:
- a CDS encoding NOG1 family protein, translating to MRKKGDANPFKKMPTILTPEELMDKAHRRSEKVANELRTTLIGIPRLPKSRTIEEQKIRTISSVVSDNLLKIIDKTPSIDRLKPFYKELVEVMVGIDEFKKSLGAVKWASELVKKLGNDYAKKARKAKVPAEASKYRKEFVGRTASILKQIYPNLAFLAVAREKLKNLPTVKELPTLVIAGYPNVGKSTLLRKLTTAEPEINAYPFTTKGLNVGYIGEDIQVVDTPGVLDRPLYERNDIELQAVLALNYLANMILFVLDPSEYCGYSIGEQLNLLKEVSDLFKVPIIVAINKIDLTDEEKLREIEEKLKDYKIIKISADKDIGLDELKETVVKELIIKN from the coding sequence ATGAGAAAAAAAGGAGATGCAAATCCATTTAAAAAGATGCCTACTATTTTAACCCCAGAGGAACTTATGGACAAAGCCCATAGAAGGAGCGAGAAAGTAGCAAATGAATTAAGAACCACATTGATAGGTATTCCAAGATTACCTAAATCAAGAACAATTGAGGAACAAAAGATTAGGACAATATCTTCAGTAGTTTCAGATAATCTATTAAAAATTATAGATAAAACGCCTTCAATAGATAGATTAAAGCCATTTTACAAAGAACTCGTAGAGGTTATGGTTGGAATTGATGAATTTAAAAAATCACTTGGAGCGGTGAAGTGGGCATCAGAACTTGTGAAAAAACTTGGGAATGATTATGCAAAAAAGGCAAGAAAGGCAAAGGTACCAGCAGAAGCATCAAAATATAGGAAGGAATTTGTTGGAAGAACTGCATCCATATTAAAGCAGATTTATCCTAACTTGGCATTTCTTGCTGTTGCAAGGGAGAAATTAAAAAACCTTCCAACAGTGAAGGAATTACCAACGTTGGTTATTGCTGGATATCCAAACGTTGGAAAATCAACACTTTTAAGAAAATTAACCACTGCTGAACCAGAAATTAACGCCTATCCTTTCACAACAAAGGGACTAAATGTTGGTTACATTGGAGAGGATATTCAGGTTGTTGACACACCAGGAGTTTTGGATAGACCATTGTATGAGAGGAATGACATTGAATTGCAGGCAGTTCTTGCATTGAATTATTTGGCAAACATGATATTGTTTGTCTTAGATCCAAGTGAATATTGCGGGTATAGCATAGGGGAGCAACTAAACCTATTAAAAGAGGTTAGTGATTTATTTAAGGTGCCAATAATTGTTGCAATAAACAAAATTGATTTAACTGATGAGGAGAAATTGAGGGAGATTGAAGAGAAACTTAAAGATTATAAAATAATAAAAATATCTGCAGATAAGGATATTGGACTTGATGAGTTAAAGGAAACTGTTGTCAAAGAACTTATAATTAAAAATTAA
- a CDS encoding oligosaccharide repeat unit polymerase family protein: MVLKDFRLDIDQLEIKPNHIFLFLICLFLIVSKVSITTSILVLLLSIFFYISFEVGEKWGEFDIKKDYHNIGYKIGIFFILIGVIFTILDLIWVRGVPLFEPASRRFLNVQFTMLSHLLPLGWAIVISSSKLNGIFKNTQSTINIKKIIIYSLIFSMFIGLLGYRTQIMVLLLATAFSMYYSNKIKTRDVLLLFLLIFLVLFGFSFFRLYVLGVEGNPITSRINLTMSILDILIQNYAGYFSGVIHTSIFSSWNLIPGPSSGPRTIIANSIGVSGVTITPTIFGAVVMDYGILGLVSYFGILGIVMGFCYKVAKRVKGVCLGFYSIMVAYLLVGIETGILDFEVVLFYVIGFLLCLKEIIRNKISILNRFNF, from the coding sequence TTTTGATAGTTTCTAAGGTTTCAATAACAACGTCAATTTTGGTCCTACTTTTGTCAATATTTTTTTATATTTCCTTTGAAGTTGGTGAGAAATGGGGGGAATTTGATATTAAAAAAGATTACCACAATATTGGATATAAAATCGGGATATTTTTTATCCTAATTGGGGTTATTTTTACGATTCTTGATTTGATTTGGGTCAGGGGAGTTCCTTTGTTTGAACCTGCATCAAGAAGGTTTTTGAATGTTCAATTTACTATGCTCTCCCATCTCCTTCCACTTGGATGGGCAATAGTCATAAGTTCTTCAAAACTAAATGGAATCTTTAAAAATACACAATCTACAATAAATATAAAGAAGATAATTATTTATTCTTTAATATTTTCAATGTTCATAGGACTTTTGGGTTATAGAACACAGATTATGGTTTTACTATTAGCAACTGCATTTAGTATGTATTATTCAAACAAAATAAAAACAAGAGATGTTTTATTGCTATTTTTGCTTATATTTTTGGTTTTATTTGGCTTCTCATTTTTTAGGTTGTATGTCCTTGGCGTTGAAGGAAATCCCATAACCTCAAGAATAAACCTAACCATGAGTATCTTAGACATCCTAATCCAAAACTACGCAGGTTATTTTAGTGGGGTTATCCATACATCAATCTTCTCATCTTGGAATTTGATTCCAGGACCTTCAAGTGGACCAAGAACGATAATTGCAAATAGTATTGGTGTTAGTGGAGTTACAATAACGCCAACAATCTTTGGCGCTGTTGTAATGGATTATGGTATTTTAGGACTTGTCTCATACTTTGGAATCCTTGGTATAGTTATGGGGTTTTGCTATAAGGTAGCAAAAAGAGTTAAAGGTGTTTGTTTAGGATTTTACTCCATAATGGTTGCATATTTACTTGTTGGAATTGAAACTGGTATCTTAGATTTTGAAGTGGTTTTGTTCTATGTGATTGGGTTTTTGTTGTGCTTAAAAGAGATAATTAGAAATAAGATATCAATTTTAAATAGATTTAATTTTTAA